ACTATATAATTTTAATCGCTATTGGTTTGTTATTAATGTCTTTTCCATTTAGAATGGGTAGAGGAATAGGCAGTTTACTCATTTCATCTGCTATAGTATTTTACATTGGTTATCCTCTTCTGCCAATTTTAATATCATCTTCGGGTGGTAGCCAATATCAGAACATTTTACTTCAAAATTTATCTTTAGCGGTAGCAGAAATCAGCGGTGATATTCCCTTATTAATTTACGCTTATATTATAGTCCCCATAGTATACATTGGCATATTAGCTGGTTTTTCAATAGTTTTAGAGAACTTCTTAGGAGGAAATATAGGTAAACTTCCCTTCCCTTTAGAAATAGGCTAGCAAACACACTAAGTTTATATTATAAAGAACATCAATTAATTTATGAAAGTTGCAGTAATAGGTGGAGGACCCGCAGGAGTATATGCAGCGTTAACATTATCTAAACATGCTAAAGTTTATTTAATAGAAAAAGAGGATAGACTAGGAGGTACTTGCGTCCTTTACGGTTGCATCCCCACTAAATCCATGTTAAGTCCCTTAATATTTTCCTCATTTTTATCTAAATTCGGGGTAAACGTTCAATTTAATTTAAATCAGTTGAGAGAATATGCCATAAACTCCATAAATACGATTAGTAAAGGTGTAGAAAGATTGCTTGAGAGTAATGGTATAGAAGTAATTCACACTACTGGTTCTATCAGATCATCTATAGTGCATGCTGGGAATGAACCGCTTAACGTTGATAATACAATTATATCTACTGGGACAAGAAGGGAGAGGATTAATGAATTGAAATTTACAGAAGATTTAGCATATAGTAATGAGGATTATAAGAGCGTTATAGTTATAGGAGGAGACGTAGGAGGTATAGAACTAAGTTGGATGATGAGAAAATTGGGTAAGGAGGTTCACCTAGTTGATAGAAACGTCTCATTACTTACAAATATTGATGATACGTTATCTAATGTAGTAACTAATTATCTAAGTCAGATTGGGATTAAATTGCATTTAGGTAAGGAAGTATCTAAAATTAGTAGATCATCTATAATACTTTCTGACGGCGAGTCCATCTCCGCTGACGCTGTATTTTTAACTTTTGGAAGGAAACCAAATATTGAAGGATTTGAAGAAATACCTCACGATAAATACTTATACGTAGATGAGTATTTAAGAACACAAGTTCCTAACGTTTATGCTGCAGGTGATATAATAGGTACGTTCACAGCGCATGAGGCTATATACGGGGGTGTAGTAGCTGCTAGAAATATACTAGGATATAAAGAAGAGTTCATAGTAGAAGGTGTTCCTAAGGTTATTTATATACATCCTCAAATAGCTTATGTGGGAGTAACTTCTGGCAAATGTGTAATAGTAAATACAGTCTCCTTAGCCAAAACTGTAGTAGATAAGGAAGATGAAGGATTCTTTAAATTATGTGTAAGAGATAATAGAATAGTCGGGGCAGTAGCTTTCATGCCTAACGCTGAAGATGTAATTTCTCTAATTTCAATATTTATCAGACATCAAATGGAATTAAAAAGTATTATGAATATTGTTTTACCTCACCCGTCTTACTTAGAAGCCTTAACTGAGGCTTTAATGAGATTAGTATAGCTTGGTTTTAAAATAAGTTATGTTTAAATACTTTCTTTCTTTTTAATATTTATGATGTGATATGCTACCTTCTATTCCCAAAGAAAAATTATTGGAAATGTATAAGAAAATGTTATTAATAAGGTATCATGAGCTTACTGCTAAAGAGCTTTTCGCCTCTGGCAAAATACCAGGTTTCGTTCATTTATACGTAGGCGAAGAGGCGGTTGCAGTAGGAGTTATAAGTGCATTAAGGGAAGATGATTACATAACTAGCACACATAGAGGCCATGGTCATTGTATAGCTAAAGGTTTAGACGTTAAAAGGATGCTTGCAGAAATAATGGGAAAGAGAACTGGTGTATGCAAGGGTAAAGGAGGTTCTATGCATATATTTGATTTCAGTAAAGGAATGTTAGGAGCTAATGGTATTGTAGGAGGCGGAGCACCGCACGCAGTTGGGGCTGCATTAGCGTCTAAGCTTAAGGGTTTAGATAGGGTAGCTGTAGCGTTTATAGGAGATGGAGCTATGAACCAAGGGGTAGTTTTAGAATCGTTAAACCTAGCTGCAATATGGAAACTTCCAGTAATTTTCGTAGTAGAGGATAACATGTACGC
The genomic region above belongs to Saccharolobus caldissimus and contains:
- a CDS encoding thiamine pyrophosphate-dependent dehydrogenase E1 component subunit alpha, encoding MLPSIPKEKLLEMYKKMLLIRYHELTAKELFASGKIPGFVHLYVGEEAVAVGVISALREDDYITSTHRGHGHCIAKGLDVKRMLAEIMGKRTGVCKGKGGSMHIFDFSKGMLGANGIVGGGAPHAVGAALASKLKGLDRVAVAFIGDGAMNQGVVLESLNLAAIWKLPVIFVVEDNMYAMSTRSLMPGKLQPRYSAAKSYVERAIGFGMPAVEVDGMDVLAVYEAAVEAVNRARRGEGPSLLHCKTYRFFGHFEGDPLVYRDKEEEEMWKKRDPILLFKDKLVSMNIVSPEELDKIDREAKAEIEEALKFAEESPYPEVDEALTDVFTDNSY
- a CDS encoding dihydrolipoyl dehydrogenase family protein; this encodes MKVAVIGGGPAGVYAALTLSKHAKVYLIEKEDRLGGTCVLYGCIPTKSMLSPLIFSSFLSKFGVNVQFNLNQLREYAINSINTISKGVERLLESNGIEVIHTTGSIRSSIVHAGNEPLNVDNTIISTGTRRERINELKFTEDLAYSNEDYKSVIVIGGDVGGIELSWMMRKLGKEVHLVDRNVSLLTNIDDTLSNVVTNYLSQIGIKLHLGKEVSKISRSSIILSDGESISADAVFLTFGRKPNIEGFEEIPHDKYLYVDEYLRTQVPNVYAAGDIIGTFTAHEAIYGGVVAARNILGYKEEFIVEGVPKVIYIHPQIAYVGVTSGKCVIVNTVSLAKTVVDKEDEGFFKLCVRDNRIVGAVAFMPNAEDVISLISIFIRHQMELKSIMNIVLPHPSYLEALTEALMRLV